One region of Gloeocapsa sp. DLM2.Bin57 genomic DNA includes:
- a CDS encoding DNA/RNA helicase — translation MSVKTRDKGRNFIETIAVNTSGKIYEQTVWEACKKAFSSRECIGYWRYPIFSNTGDRRKEPDILIADRELGLVVIEVKGLTIDQITSINGHQWVFNNFYQSQGSPYQQAEDQLYSLLGYCNREREIRNQVRARAIVALPLISETQWQQKGFDQLPSCPPIIFSDQLGEKTLFNRISESTPVQSGKNLDADQWRILSAVIGGTAILRKPSEEVINVSNSNGKVRSHIIQQLDSRLYELDLQQANIGVQIPPGVQRIRGIAGSGKTVMLCQKAAHMHLKYPDWDIALVFFTRSLYDHIQGLVDRWLKHFSNGDVSYDDYKVQQKLKILHAWGAKDQPGFYRTVSEEHTGYALKVKDTSYRNPSQGLADCCKRLIDKTIIKPMFDAVLIDEGQDLVVDPAELQYESKQVIYWLAYQSLRPCNLEKPAQRRLIWAYDEAQSLETLKIPTGPVLFGKDEQLKDLLRYPHKGGIKASEIMKRCYRTPGPIIVAAHAIGMGLKRPEGMLSGITRQEDWENIGYEVQGKFNQKNEITITRPLENSPNLIASLWDESVIQFHTYGSRQEELAALAQNIKHNLEHDELYPSQQILVIVLGDYRDAFGLENEVARYLINEGIDIFIPSATSLNELNPQYPNNDPNAFWFEGGVTISKIHRAKGNEADMVYVVGCDFIARNESSIKLRNQLFVALTRARGWVNLSGIGDYPLYEEINEVLNSGNTITFFYDPNYRNRRNLNDESDVE, via the coding sequence ATGTCAGTAAAAACTAGGGATAAGGGAAGAAATTTCATTGAAACTATAGCCGTTAATACTAGTGGGAAAATTTATGAGCAAACTGTGTGGGAAGCTTGTAAAAAGGCTTTTTCCTCTCGTGAATGTATAGGATATTGGAGATACCCCATATTTAGTAATACTGGCGATCGCCGTAAAGAACCAGATATTTTGATTGCAGATCGTGAACTTGGTTTAGTTGTAATCGAAGTAAAAGGATTAACTATAGACCAAATTACCTCGATTAATGGACATCAATGGGTATTTAACAACTTTTATCAGTCTCAAGGTAGTCCCTACCAACAAGCCGAAGACCAATTATATAGTCTCTTAGGTTATTGTAACCGAGAGCGGGAAATTCGCAACCAAGTAAGAGCAAGAGCGATCGTAGCTTTACCTTTAATCTCAGAAACACAATGGCAACAAAAAGGGTTTGATCAACTTCCTAGTTGTCCTCCGATTATCTTTAGTGATCAATTAGGAGAAAAAACCCTATTTAATAGAATCTCCGAATCAACCCCTGTACAATCTGGAAAAAATTTAGATGCTGATCAATGGCGTATTCTATCAGCTGTTATTGGAGGTACTGCTATTTTAAGAAAACCTTCTGAAGAGGTTATTAATGTTAGTAATTCTAACGGTAAAGTAAGATCTCACATCATCCAGCAATTAGATAGTCGCTTATACGAATTAGATTTACAACAAGCCAATATTGGGGTACAAATACCTCCAGGAGTGCAGCGAATTAGGGGTATAGCAGGTTCTGGTAAAACAGTAATGCTATGTCAGAAAGCAGCGCATATGCACTTAAAATATCCTGATTGGGATATAGCCTTAGTTTTTTTTACCCGTTCTTTATATGACCATATACAAGGGTTAGTAGATCGATGGTTAAAACATTTTAGCAATGGCGACGTTAGCTATGATGATTATAAGGTTCAACAAAAACTAAAAATCCTACACGCTTGGGGAGCTAAAGACCAACCAGGATTTTACCGTACAGTTAGTGAAGAACATACAGGATATGCTTTGAAAGTAAAGGATACATCATATAGAAACCCAAGTCAAGGTTTAGCAGATTGTTGTAAAAGATTAATAGACAAAACAATTATCAAACCTATGTTTGACGCTGTACTAATCGATGAAGGTCAAGACTTAGTAGTAGATCCTGCTGAACTACAATACGAAAGTAAACAGGTTATTTATTGGTTAGCTTACCAATCTTTACGTCCTTGTAATCTTGAAAAACCCGCACAACGGCGACTAATTTGGGCTTATGATGAAGCCCAAAGTTTAGAAACACTTAAAATTCCCACAGGACCAGTATTATTTGGAAAAGATGAGCAATTAAAAGATTTACTAAGGTATCCCCATAAAGGTGGTATCAAAGCATCCGAAATCATGAAACGATGCTATCGTACTCCTGGTCCTATTATAGTTGCAGCTCACGCTATAGGAATGGGGTTAAAAAGACCTGAAGGGATGCTATCTGGAATAACAAGACAAGAAGATTGGGAAAATATAGGTTATGAAGTACAGGGGAAATTTAATCAGAAAAATGAAATTACTATTACTCGTCCCCTAGAAAATTCGCCCAATCTTATTGCTAGTCTTTGGGATGAGTCGGTGATTCAGTTCCATACGTATGGTTCTCGACAAGAAGAATTAGCAGCTTTAGCTCAAAATATAAAACACAATCTAGAACACGATGAACTATATCCTAGTCAACAAATCTTAGTTATAGTTTTGGGCGATTATAGAGACGCATTTGGATTAGAAAATGAAGTCGCTAGATATTTAATCAACGAAGGTATTGATATTTTCATACCCTCAGCCACCAGTCTCAATGAACTTAATCCCCAATATCCTAATAATGACCCTAATGCTTTTTGGTTTGAAGGAGGAGTAACAATTTCCAAAATTCATCGCGCTAAAGGAAATGAAGCTGACATGGTATATGTTGTTGGTTGTGATTTTATAGCAAGAAATGAGTCAAGCATCAAACTGCGTAATCAACTATTTGTCGCTTTAACCAGAGCGCGCGGTTGGGTTAACCTTAGTGGAATTGGTGATTATCCACTTTACGAGGAAATTAATGAGGTACTTAATAGTGGTAATACTATTACTTTCTTTTACGATCCTAATTATCGAAACCGTCGCAATT